In a genomic window of Amblyomma americanum isolate KBUSLIRL-KWMA chromosome 4, ASM5285725v1, whole genome shotgun sequence:
- the LOC144127762 gene encoding uncharacterized protein LOC144127762, with product MRQVKENQSLLSQQFDKVNEKMLEIESNLLNMRKKEEKLEALVHDLGVTIRSQQQKIVEMEDRGRRNNLLVFGISETDSETSVELKKKVLDDVFHERLGVRVNTVERIHRLGKRGVDKVRPVIVRFFDYNEKMNLFRNCKKLKGSNTSLSHDYSQATLHKRKKLWASAQHEKDNGAKIRLEHDRLFIDKEEFVWDDDNHCRVRVERTLATVDKNE from the coding sequence ATGAGGCAAGTTAAAGAAAACCAGAGTTTGCTTTCCCAGCAATTTGATAAAGTGAATGAGAAGATGCTAGAAATTGAGAGCAATTTATTGAATatgcgcaaaaaagaagaaaaactagaaGCATTGGTGCATGACCTGGGAGTAACTATCCGTTCACAGCAACAGAAAATAGTCGAGATGGAAGACCGAGGCCGACGAAATAATCTTCTCGTATTCGGAATATCGGAAACTGATAGTGAAACTAGCGTCGAACTTAAGAAGAAAGTATTGGACGATGTGTTCCACGAACGCCTTGGTGTCAGAGTTAACACGGTAGAACGGATACACAGGCTCGGAAAGAGGGGTGTGGACAAGGTGCGCCCAGtgatcgttcgtttcttcgactacaatgaaaaaatgaatttatttAGGAACTGCAAGAAACTAAAGGGCAGCAATACTTCTTTATCACATGATTATTCCCAGGCGACTTTACATAAGCGTAAGAAACTGTGGGCAAGTGCACAGCAtgagaaggacaatggcgcaaagaTTCGGCTCGAGCATGACAGGCTTTTTATTGATAAAGAGGAATTTGTCTGGGATGACGACAACCACTGCCGCGTGAGGGTAGAACGCACGCTTGCTACTGTTGATAAAAACGAATGA